The DNA region ACACGCTTATGCCGATACATTAGTGTATCGAAGCAGGATACATGAGTGTATCCATTCGGTTTTCGACGTCAATGCACGCCAACAAGGGTCACATGTCTTCCTTCCTCTACACGCTCGGTACCTGGGCCGCCAAAGCCAGGTGGCTCGTGCTCTCGCTGTGGCTTCTCGTACTCGCGGGGCTCGGCGCAGGCGCAATCTTCTTCTCGCAGGGCGCGAACGCACCCATCACCATTCCGGGCACCGAGTCGCAAGCTGCGCTCGAAACGCTGCGCAGCACGTTTCCCGAGGTCAGCGGTACGAGCGCTCAAATCATCGTGGTTGCCGCAGAGGGCGACGACATCGAGTCAGAACCGTACCGTCAGGCCCTCATCGATGCGGCCGACGACCTTGAGGGGCTCCCGAACGTTACGGCCGTGGCATACCCCTTTGCAGAGCAGGCCGCGCAGGGCCTCGCCGACGACGGGCAGGCTGCGCTCATCACGATCCAAATTCAGGGCACGATGGATCAGGTTCCCGACGCCCTCGACGAGGGCATTCGCGACACCTCGGCGGGCCTCCAAGAGGCTCTGCCCGATGGCACACAAACGAGTGTCGGCGGCGAGATCTACTCGGCAGAAGTGCCGGGGCTGAGCCCGACCGAAGCCGTCGGCGTGATCATCGCGTTTATCGTGCTCGTGCTCACCCTCGGCTCACTCATCGCGGCTGGCATGCCGCTGCTCATCGCCCTCATTGGTGTGGGCATTTCGGTCGCCGGTATTTTCTTCGTGACCGCGTTCGTAGAGCTCACCTCGACGACCCCCATGCTCGCCCTCATGCTTGGGCTCGCGGTGGGCATCGACTATACGCTTTTCATCGTTTCGAGACACCAAGAGCAGCTCTTGAACGGCGTGCCCGTGACCGAGTCGATCGCGCGGGCGACGGCGACGAGCGGATCGGCGGTGGTGTTTGCGGGCCTCACCGTGGTCATCGCGCTCGTGGGCCTGTCGGTCGCTGGTATCCCGTTTCTCACGGCGCTCGGCGTCGCGGCGGCCGCGGCGGTCGCGCTCTCGGTCGTCATCGCGGTGACGCTCACCCCGGCCATTCTTGCGATGGCCGGGCCCAAGATTTTGCGCAAGAAGGAGCGGCGACGCATCGCGGCGGCCGCAGCTTCGGCGGGCGACGTCGAAACCGCAACCGGAGAAGCGCAGCCCTCACTCGTGGGCTCACGGTTCTCAGACCGCTTCTTTGGCCGCTGGGTCAAGGTCGTCACCGCGAAGCCGCTCATTACCTCGGTGCTCGTGCTCATCGTGCTCGGCATCGCGACGGTTCCCGCGCTGCAGCTGCGACTTGCGCTGCCCAACGCGAGCGGTCTCGAAGAGAACGATCCGGCGCGCGTGACCTACGAGCTCACCGCCGAGCACTTCGGCGAGGGGGCCAACGGGCCGCTCGTGCTTGCGGGGTCAATCATCACGAGCACCGATCCGCTCGGGCTCATGGAAGATCTCGCTGACGAGGTGCGTGCCGTGCCAGGCGTCGCCGATGTGCCGCTCGCGACCCCGAACCAGGGGGCTGACACGGGCATTATCCAGGTCGTGCCAGAGGAGGGGCCGCACGCCGCGAGCACGGGCCAGCTCGTGCACGGTCTGCGCGATAAGCATGACGAGTGGCAAGAGCGCTACGGCGTAAGCCTCTCGGTCACGGGGTTCACGGCGGTCGGCATCGACGTCTCAGAGCTCCTGTTCAAGGCGCTCATACCGTTCTCGGTGCTCGTGGTGGGGCTCTCGCTCATTCTGCTCGCCATGGTGTTTCGTTCGGTCTGGGTGCCCATCAAGGCAACCCTCGGCTATCTGCTCTCGGTCGGCGCGGCGTTCGGCGCCGTCGTTGCCGTGTTCCAGTGGGGCTGGCTTGGCGACGCGCTCAACGTGCACGCGACCGGCCCGATCCTGAGCTTCATGCCCATCATTCTCATGGGCGTGCTCTTCGGCCTGGCGATGGACTACGAGGTCTTTCTCGTCTCGCGCATTCGCGAGGAGGTCGTGCACGGGGCAGACTCGCAGGCGGCGATCCACCGTGGTTTTGTCGGTTCGGGAAAGGTGGTCTCGGCCGCCGCGATCATCATGTTTGCCGTCTTCGCGGCCTTCGTGCCGCAGGGCGACCCGTCGATCAAGGTCATCGCGCTCGGTCTCGCCGTCGGCGTTTTCGTCGATGCGTTCATCGTACGCATGGTGCTCGTCCCGGCAATTCTCTCGCTGCTCGGCGATCGGGCCTGGCGCATGCCGCGCTGGCTCGACCGCCTGCTGCCGCACTTTGACGTTGAGGGCGAGGGGCTGACCCGTGAGATCACGTACGCCGAGTGGCCAGCCGACGACCCCGCTGCGGTTGTCGCGTCGGAGCGCCTGGTCATGCCGGGCAACCGTGCGGTACCCGAGCTGCGCGTGCAGGCGGGAGAGGCGCTGGTGCTTGACCCCGCCGACCCGGTGAGCGAACCGCTCGCTCGCGTGCTGAGCGGCCGCGGCCAGGTTTCACGTGGAACCCTGAAGGTGCATGGCCTCCTGCAACCAGACCGGGCCGCGACGCTGCGCAAGCGCTCGGCGTGGGTTCCCGTGACGCACATTCGCGAGGCCACGAAAGACCGACCCGACCTGCTCGTCATTACCGGCGTCGGCCCGGCGCTCTCAGGTCGGGACGCCGAGCACGCCCACGGAGCCCTCGCGGCCTGGGCCATCGAGCGAGAGCGGGCCACCGGAAAGGCGCCGACCGTGATCATCGTTGCCGACGTCGCGCAGGCGACGCGGGTGCTGCCGCGGGCGCTCTCGCCGGTGACCCCGGGCGCGCCAAACCATGAACATGCCGCAGCGGGAATGTCGAAAGGAGTGCGCTCATGACGGGCTACTCGAACACTGAAGTGCGTGGATCGAGGGAGCTGTGGGGCATGTCGATGACGCGTGCACTCGGCTTCATGCTCGTGCCCCTCGTGATCGCGGGCCTGTTTATCTGGGGGCTGTGGGACCCGACGACGCGCATGAACCACGTGACCGCCGCGGTCGTCAATAACGACGAACCGGTCGAGGTCGATGGGCAGCTCACGCCTCTGGGCAGGGTGCTCGCCGCCGAGCTCATCGGCGCGACCGAGAGCGAGAACTTCGAGTGGCAGCTGACCGATGACGAGGGCGCTGAGAAGGGGCTCGAGTCGGGCAAGTACGTGACCGTCGTGACGATTCCCGAGAACTTCTCTCGGGCCGCGACGTCACTCTCGAAGGGCCCAGACGAGGCGCTGCAGGCGACCCTTGACATTCATACGAGTGAGCGTGCGAAGCTCCTTGACGCGGCACTCTCGGCAGCCGTGACGCAAACGGCAACCGAGGTGCTGAACACGCAGCTCGGCGAGGCATTCGTGGGCAACGTGTTCGTTGGCTTCACGAAGCTCGGTGAGGGCCTCGACGACGCGAGCGACGGGGCGGGCAAGCTCGCCGATGGAGCCGACCAGCTTGCCGAG from Leucobacter sp. UCMA 4100 includes:
- a CDS encoding MMPL family transporter; the encoded protein is MSVSIRFSTSMHANKGHMSSFLYTLGTWAAKARWLVLSLWLLVLAGLGAGAIFFSQGANAPITIPGTESQAALETLRSTFPEVSGTSAQIIVVAAEGDDIESEPYRQALIDAADDLEGLPNVTAVAYPFAEQAAQGLADDGQAALITIQIQGTMDQVPDALDEGIRDTSAGLQEALPDGTQTSVGGEIYSAEVPGLSPTEAVGVIIAFIVLVLTLGSLIAAGMPLLIALIGVGISVAGIFFVTAFVELTSTTPMLALMLGLAVGIDYTLFIVSRHQEQLLNGVPVTESIARATATSGSAVVFAGLTVVIALVGLSVAGIPFLTALGVAAAAAVALSVVIAVTLTPAILAMAGPKILRKKERRRIAAAAASAGDVETATGEAQPSLVGSRFSDRFFGRWVKVVTAKPLITSVLVLIVLGIATVPALQLRLALPNASGLEENDPARVTYELTAEHFGEGANGPLVLAGSIITSTDPLGLMEDLADEVRAVPGVADVPLATPNQGADTGIIQVVPEEGPHAASTGQLVHGLRDKHDEWQERYGVSLSVTGFTAVGIDVSELLFKALIPFSVLVVGLSLILLAMVFRSVWVPIKATLGYLLSVGAAFGAVVAVFQWGWLGDALNVHATGPILSFMPIILMGVLFGLAMDYEVFLVSRIREEVVHGADSQAAIHRGFVGSGKVVSAAAIIMFAVFAAFVPQGDPSIKVIALGLAVGVFVDAFIVRMVLVPAILSLLGDRAWRMPRWLDRLLPHFDVEGEGLTREITYAEWPADDPAAVVASERLVMPGNRAVPELRVQAGEALVLDPADPVSEPLARVLSGRGQVSRGTLKVHGLLQPDRAATLRKRSAWVPVTHIREATKDRPDLLVITGVGPALSGRDAEHAHGALAAWAIERERATGKAPTVIIVADVAQATRVLPRALSPVTPGAPNHEHAAAGMSKGVRS